Genomic window (Zingiber officinale cultivar Zhangliang chromosome 2B, Zo_v1.1, whole genome shotgun sequence):
tctctaatTTGCTCTAAGATGTTGCTtgacaatagattgaccaatagcttggtcactttatcgttgGCCTCCCATCTTTGGATTttctcttggctccatttgctcttcttgaggatcttgccttttgaattctttggagctttgaagctttccattagagcaaaccattgctctatctctatcataaggaaattttcaattcttgatttccaagaatcaaaacttgtgGATACGAATGGTGGAAGCACCCTTGTGTTGAATCTGAGTctatcttggaattccatcttgaagttgagccatttgatgaagtcttcgacttttgaatttgcttcaacttcttctccctctagctcattgccccttccagcgatgattccggcaaagagtgacctcgctctgataccacttgttagggttaatttgtagctagaagggggtgaatagctcatcgcgtactcgttgcttgctttgatgatgataATCTGCAGTGGAAATACACCCAAAGCGcactcacaacgctaacgctaagatttacttggtatccaccttaagaagaggtgactaatccaaggatctggccctcactcactcatccactatgaaaacactcctttatggtaactaccgaatGTGGAGAAGCATTATACAAACTCAcaatacaagaaaaaagaaaaacaagcttatataatacaaatcttacaagatttacaaaaccctagattgcttcttcttgcttgaatacacctcttgacttacttggaagtgcaccaacacTCCTCTATAAGCCTCCAAGATCTGGTGTGTGCCTGTGAGAATGATCGGtagaagtggagaggaagaactACGGAGGAAGACGCTCGCCAAAGCTTTATCCTGCACAACAgtcgtctcccaatcgatcggatgatcgattggggaggctgaatcgatcggctgatcgattcaaccgtCTTCTGTGCTCTGTAGAAAGTGCctgaattgatcgatcgatcgatttagGCATTCTCACGATCGAGCGAGAAAATcatcccccaatcgattggggagcccaatcgattggttgatcgattgggttgcCATTTGTCGCATCACTAtgcctaatcgatcagctgatcgattgggctcggtccaatttgatcacttgatcaaattaacCAACCCTAGCTTGCTCGAGTCAAGTCTAAGGTCCCCCAAGCCCAACATatggtcaactgtgacctgttgggactcctcgtgcctagcatccggctaaccttgacctgctgggacttctttgccaagtgtccgatcaatcctttgacctacttggacttttcccttcgtgCCAAGTGcccgatcaaccttgactcacttggacttatagtctcgtgccaagtgtccggtcctccatgagccacttggacttccaccagatgtccgatcactcttgacccatctagattttcttgtaccaagtattcgatcaatcctttgacctacttgggctttccaacaccaggtgtccggtcgaccttgacccacctggatctccatgtacctggtttcactcatcaggtctttccatctgcctagcttcactcattaggacatTCTatctgtccggcttcactcaccaggactttccatctacctggcttcactcatcgggactttccatctacttggcttcactcaccaggactttcacctagcttcactcatagggttttcacctggcttcacttaccaagatttttgcactgcccgacttcactcaccaagactttcacctacctagcttcactcagcaggatttttcaactgcctagcttcactcactaggtctttcaccaggattttcccttgcctaacatccagttaagactttctcaatcaagtatctggtcaaccttgacctacttgactcttcttcacatcaaactggtcaccTCTAGACCaaaggagaattgtatcaacaatctcctcaaTCAGACAattacatctgcaatctccatgtattgttaaacatcgaaactcaaatatcaagactcaagcttgagccaactcaagcttggtcaacctggCCCAAAGGATATTGTACCAACAAGTTTTACCATAATATTTTGTAtttctattattgttgttggttaatgtagtattgcaagaaaagtcttagtggatcaggcgatcagacactaagcaggcaaagtccaaacaagtatggaggaccaatgtttggcaggtaagttgaggtatgcaactggaggagcgacagtgaggtcgtgttcctgaaaggaacaacctaaggtcgttaATTCAACTGAAAAAACCGGGaaagttttcaagttgagattaagacagtTATATtatctaatattactcatgcattatttatattaatatgctaatctctattttgtaggaatatTCTGtataactctgttttacaggtctGGCTTGATCgttcgaccgaacaggaggatcggtcgaccgaacaaggctaaCTCAGATTAGAGACAGTTCagaccaaagtagagcaacatCCGATCAAggcttgatcagtcgaccgaaccagatgatcgatcaaccgaaccctAATGATGTGGCACCTATCAGATCGATCAGAAGCACATATGGAagattggctgatcggtcgaccgaacctggggatcggtcgaccgaacgatcatCCCATTAAAAGcgcattaatgaagaatctcgaCGAACGGGGAAGCTCACTGTTCGGTCTACCGAACAGAGAGGTTGATCGAGTGAACCATTAAACATCATTAATGCCCAAGGATTGGATCTCAATGAAGAAGGCAGGGAgtgggttcagtcgaccaaacccaaggatcggtcgaccgaacagtacgGATTCTTATAAAAGCGGAACTCGAGGTCTAAAGAATACAACGAAGTTGTCTGTTCATCGCTGTGGAAACTCTCTATTCGTGCTATTGCTCTGCAACCCATCTTCAAGCAAGTGTCTACTTCGTTCAAGTGTCGACCAAGCTTCATCTCCCATATAGTGTCGATATACATTTActttaaagcttgcattgtacttatttACGAGTAAGATAGTAgactgttactatcttactcatttcattgtacgcactgcttctttctgAGGTTTTCGGAAATAAGAGTTTAGTGAATTGCTCAacagtgcgatcaaggatcgcggatcTTAAAGTAGGAGTCGACGTAGGTTCCGAACCAAATAACCGAAACGAGTCTCTATTTTCCGTTGTGttactttgttttaaaaaaaagaaaagagttttgaaaagagcgatattcacccccccctcccctctatcgcactctttcgatcctacacatGAGTTGTTAAAGCACGTGGGTATCCAAACACGTGGAGTAGTATGCGTGACATAATGTGATTCCCATAAGATCTCCACAGTACAAGATATGGATGATATGACCCCTTGATACAACGATAGGACACCCTCCTTATTAAGACATGATATTTTATCAGAAGTACATTATCTCCTCTGATAGCCACGGATGTGACACATTACTCTTTCATGTTATAAAAAGGTTTGCCCTACGGGCCTAGGTAGGTTAGATACTCATTACTATAGACACTCATGTTTCATTATTCTCATGCACTGTTTATCTTCTCCATTTTTGAGATCGTCGGAGACTAACTCGAGCTTTGGAGTGGAAGGTCGAGGCACCCCTGGTCATCCCTCTAACATTCCATCTACTTTTTCCTGTCTTCTAACATCCTTATAGGCACCATTAATGGGAGACTTTTTGACATCTTTGGCTCCCTATTTATGACCTTTTCGTAGAGATCTAGCGTAAACACCAGCAACTCATCGACATTCCATCTCTGATCGCTTTCAGACAGATTAGTACTGTTGGCTTGTGCTTCATGGCAattaagaggaaaataaaaaaaggtagatccactaCCTTAACGACCCTCAAGTGTCGGCTACACGGATATAAAATGAGGTAAATATAGATACCCAAGTGTTAGGCGTCAGTTCCTGATAATTAACCTCTGACTATTACACTAGAGATACTATGTGCCTATCATCTGTGGTACATCCTGGACGCGTGAAGAGGAAAACAAATGTTGCAATAAAAAAAGGTGATTTGCTCTCTCCCGATGCCCCCGCTAATCATTCTTTAAATTAATAtaaaggagataaatcatggatgactactaaTCATTAATATAATAGTTAAAATATAAAGAAAGTATACTTAAACATGCTAAATTTCGACCTtataaataaatatgataataTCCTAAGTCTAAATGATAGCATCCGAGTGGACTCGTAAAGAGGGAAAAAAGATATAGCTAttagagaagagagagaaggtCGATTGTTGGAATTTCAAGTAGACTGTGGTAtttcaagaagagaagagaaacacAGGGAATAAGAGTACTAGAGAATATCCTCGGTGCCAGCTAAACTCATCAATTCTTCTCTTACTATTAACACCCAAACACTACCTTTATTACTATTAGATAACATAATTGGGCCCACTCGTCATATGACCAATGTAAATCTTTATAATAtcgatattattttttatatttcaaaagtttACCTTCAAAGGCATTCGTGAAATTAGTGGAGCCCGCATTGGCCGATGAACGAGATATATGACAATACATTTGTTTTCATAATTTCCATTTTTGGAAAatgttataaataaaaaataattattaattccAAAATTAATTATAGTTGGACATAAAATTAGACTAAGCCCGAATTATGAAGACAACTAACTTAGTCGTCAAtcattaagttttaaaacaacTTGCAAGAAATGAGTAGGTATTATATGGTTCATTTGATAAAAGTTGATAATTTCGGATGGCTTATACGATAAGTCTTATAAGTCATTTATAAAAagacaaattaaaaaattaagcagGCCAACATATATTATATAGTTAATGAACTTATTAATGTGAATTATCGATTGCAGAATGATAAATTAACTTATAGATAATTTATGgacaaaataaagtttaaaaaaaaatagtaggtGTAGTTATTAAACATAGAGAATAAGAATCCTACCGAAGCCATTAAGAGTTAGGACACATCTaataccttctcttttatatcaTCTTCAAACAAGGAATAAACCTCTCATTTTcaaacaaggaaaacaaatagTGATGCTTTTGAAGCCCTTTGACCATGAATTAGAGAAATCAGTATGAACACAACAATCCAtgaaaaattaagtttattttgcTTAATTTAAGatggatttttaattattttttattaaagtttgaTGAAACGATATTTCACGAGCCAACAACAAGCTCATGGCTTACCCACGAGCCACGGCTTGCTCATGAGCTTGCAATTGTCATTGTGAGCTAGCTAGGTTGTGAGGATTGTCTACTTGAGCTTGCAATTGTCATTGTGAGCTAGCTAGGTTGTGAGgattgtctacttgggaaaatttGCATGTAGTCTTCATTGGCAACACAACTTTGCATGCACTCCTAttggaatttatttttttttttcactccctagtctaatatacttacctaattacccttgatattttaagtataaaaagtctaaaaatgagtataaatcctcttaaatttggtacattaaactagaatccagtatattttctatcaaattaagtacgattctttttccacctcaattggatgaaaaaaatactagattttctttaaatgatacttaatttgatggaaaatatactagattttctttaaatgatactcaattggataaaaaaatatattagatttttttcaaatggtactgaatttaggaggaattatattaaataggaaaaaagtcgtacttaatttaatagaaaatatacttgattctaatttaaaatgctgaatttaataggaattatactcatttttagactatttatacctaaaaaatatgaagggtaattttaatagaaaatatactcgaatatactagattttctttaaatgatactcaattggatagaaaatatactagattttttttaaatgatacttaattggatagaaaatatactagattttctttttacatggtgctgaatttaggaggaattatattaaaacagaaaaaaaatactcaatttaatagaaaatatactcgattctaatgtaaagtactgaatttaagaggaattatacttatttttggaccttttgtacctaaaaaatctgggGGGTaattaggtcacaatatttgtatgagggagttgaagcaaataaaactttacatgcagggagtggaaataaAATTTCTATGAGTAGGGATTGCGTGCAAAATTTAAGTTGTGATTggggatttttctctactttaccgCTACTTGTATGCTTATGACTAATTATTGATCTTGTCTTAAGGATATGTCGCCACTAACTAAAATTTTATTGGTAATTgatttctattactttttctttcctttttttacccAATGATTTTTTTTCTACATCCCTCTATTATGGAAGGGGGCATCAGGTCTTCTTCTCCTCAGTTCTTTGATAAAATTAGTATGAAGAAGGATTTTATgtaaaatatctaatttcttttatCATTATTGGAAAGGGCAATAGCGCCTTGAGAAAAAAACAAATGTAAGCAAACTTCTTCAGGCCTGAAATGAAATTTTGCCTAATTGTCAAACAAACAACTGCACCctcaaaataaggaaaaatacAGGAGGAGACTTATAATTGAATAAACTATTTCTTTCCTTCTTGCTATTCTGGAAGGGTTAGCGTTGCCGATGGCGAGACTTGcgagccacgattcttcttcttctccttctcctccagtTTTTGGAGGGGTATTGTTTTTGGTGGATTTTTGACtgcaaattaataaaaaaaattaatatttcataTTTTTTGATGTATTTTTTATTTGATCCAACGGTATGAACTCGAGGTTAAGCAATCATTACTAGATGAGCTATTTTAGGAATCAatactttgatttttcaaaaggCGTAGaaggtaaaaataaataaaatcatttaaattcctgaaatttattattttaaaatatattaaagttttaaaataatctaaaattacCTTAACATTGAATTCTAAAATTTCTAAGGGTACTTTTGGATCAAACTAAACTGTAAGGACtaaagtgaaatgatcaaagtaAAGTAATACCTTGTGGAGGATTCGGGGCAGAAGGTGATGGAATAGGCCTGCGCTCCTCCGGCGGCGGAGCAGGTGAAGGTGGAGGTGGCGTCGTCGAAGGCATAGCTATAGGACCGCGGGCACGCCGCCTTGAACATCTGCGCGTACGCCGACGGCCGACACGTCTGCGGGTTCCCAAACTCCCCGCTGCAACAGAACTCCGGCTGCCCGAACGCGTCGCACGCGCTGCGGCACGCCGCGCCATCCCCCGCCCTGAGCTCCGCCGGGCACCGCCGGTTTATGTCCGCCAAGCACCCAGTAGACGGACACTCCCCGCCCGCCGCTTCCACCACCACCGGCAGGTTGTACCCATCCACCAGGCTCACGTCGTAGAAATCCTTCTCCCCGCCGAGCGTGAACTCGACCAGAGTGGCGGGCGGCGCCGCCCCCGAACCAGCGCACTCCACCCTGCCAGTCCCGCAGTCGCCGGTGCCGCATGAGCCGTTACCGTAAGCGTCGAAAACACAGCCGGTGCGAGCCCAGAAGCGGCCGGACCAACCGGAGGAGGCGTAAAGGGACCTGCTCTCGCCCGCGGCGAGCTCGAATCCGGTGCTCTCCAGCGGAGAGCTACCGGAGCTCGACAGGACGCCTGGCCAAATGGTGTCGCCGCAGTGGTTCACGAAGGAGAACGTCGCCGCGCCTTCCCCTGCGCAATCAAACCACGAATTCCGCCATTAAAATCGCAGCCACTTCAACTCAAATCCTTCGCAAAATCCACAAATTACCTGAAACAAATCGCAGAATAAACAGAACAGAGAAGAAAAGGATCGGATGGCGAGACATTGAGCGATCGCCGATCGCGAATGATTACTCAAGAAGCAACAAAGATTATTTGGTTAGGAATGCGATGAAGAACGGAAGGAAGTGGAGATTGGCGGCGACTTCTTCGCCATGGCGTTGAGGATTTATACGCGAAGGGGAAGGACAGAAAGAGGCCGAGGGTTAAACCGTGGGGTTAAAGTTTAAACACGGTTCTAATGACATTAATGGAAGACAGTGAGGATTAGCGCGTAATAAGGAGTGAATTATTTGATCATGGATTCTTGGATCTTGTTTACGAGAggggagaggaaaggagaggagaggagagaaacaAAATGCTTCCCTTTTTCTTGTTTACTTATCTTAAGCAATTGAACGTAGTATTTGTTTATTTACATCGTCAAAAAGGTTTTTTTCCTTCATATTTTGTCCTTTTATTGTCGAAAAGGTTTTATTTTATcatcttaaataaaaaaaaagtaat
Coding sequences:
- the LOC122047686 gene encoding thaumatin-like protein 1 codes for the protein MSRHPILFFSVLFILRFVSGEGAATFSFVNHCGDTIWPGVLSSSGSSPLESTGFELAAGESRSLYASSGWSGRFWARTGCVFDAYGNGSCGTGDCGTGRVECAGSGAAPPATLVEFTLGGEKDFYDVSLVDGYNLPVVVEAAGGECPSTGCLADINRRCPAELRAGDGAACRSACDAFGQPEFCCSGEFGNPQTCRPSAYAQMFKAACPRSYSYAFDDATSTFTCSAAGGAQAYSITFCPESSTSQKSTKNNTPPKTGGEGEEEESWLASLAIGNANPSRIARRKEIVYSIISLLLYFSLF